A single genomic interval of Haloterrigena salifodinae harbors:
- the ilvA gene encoding threonine ammonia-lyase, whose amino-acid sequence MLELDDILEARERVQETSRHTPLERSHTYSSMTGAEVHLKLENFQRTGAFKIRGATNRIATLSAAQKDAGVVTASAGNHAQGVALAATRSGVDSKIVMPEHAPISKVKATRNYGAEVVLSGRDYNEAAERAHEIEREEGRTYVHAFDDEYVMAGQGTIGLEIVEDCPHVETVVVPIGGGGLISGIATAIKEQNPDVRVIGVQAAGASSAATSLEKGERVSIDEVDTIADGIATRSVGEQTFPYIQEYVDEVVTVSDPEIAVALVYLLERSKTVVEGAGAVPLAAVLFEKFDYDEDEVIVPALCGGNIDLNTLTNVIVRGLVETGRYLKIRTVLKDRPGALEDLLDIFTAHQANIYAIHHDRTSRDVEMSDTEVEIELEMRGPDHVDAFLSDLRDAGYEVDVLA is encoded by the coding sequence ATGCTCGAACTCGACGATATTCTCGAGGCTCGCGAACGGGTGCAGGAAACGTCCAGACACACGCCGCTCGAGCGGTCCCACACCTATTCGTCGATGACCGGCGCCGAGGTACACCTGAAACTGGAGAACTTCCAGCGGACGGGCGCGTTCAAGATCCGTGGGGCGACCAACCGGATCGCGACGCTCTCGGCCGCCCAGAAGGACGCGGGCGTCGTCACCGCCAGCGCGGGCAACCACGCCCAGGGGGTCGCGCTCGCGGCCACGCGGTCGGGCGTCGACTCGAAGATCGTGATGCCCGAACACGCCCCGATCTCGAAGGTCAAGGCGACCAGAAACTACGGTGCCGAGGTCGTGCTGTCGGGTCGCGACTACAACGAAGCCGCCGAGCGCGCCCACGAGATCGAACGCGAGGAGGGCCGGACCTACGTCCACGCGTTCGACGACGAGTACGTCATGGCGGGCCAGGGGACGATCGGCCTCGAGATCGTAGAGGACTGCCCCCACGTCGAGACCGTCGTCGTCCCCATCGGCGGCGGCGGCCTCATCAGCGGCATCGCGACCGCGATCAAGGAACAGAACCCGGACGTCCGGGTCATCGGCGTCCAGGCCGCGGGCGCCTCGAGTGCCGCCACCTCGCTCGAGAAGGGCGAGCGGGTCTCGATCGACGAGGTCGACACCATCGCCGACGGCATCGCGACCCGCAGCGTCGGCGAGCAGACCTTTCCCTACATCCAGGAGTACGTCGACGAGGTCGTCACCGTCTCCGACCCCGAGATCGCCGTCGCCTTGGTCTACCTCCTCGAGCGCTCGAAGACGGTCGTCGAGGGCGCGGGCGCGGTGCCCCTGGCCGCGGTCCTCTTCGAGAAGTTCGACTACGACGAGGACGAAGTCATCGTTCCCGCGCTCTGTGGCGGCAACATCGACCTCAACACGCTGACCAACGTCATCGTCCGCGGCCTCGTCGAGACCGGGCGCTACCTGAAGATCCGCACCGTTCTGAAGGACCGCCCAGGCGCGCTCGAGGATCTCCTCGATATCTTCACCGCCCACCAGGCGAACATCTACGCCATCCACCACGATCGGACCTCCCGCGACGTCGAGATGAGCGATACGGAAGTCGAGATCGAACTCGAGATGCGCGGCCCCGACCACGTCGACGCGTTCCTCTCCGACCTGCGAGACGCCGGCTACGAAGTCGACGTGCTCGCCTGA